The DNA segment caaccgatttgaatcgtcactcattataaccggctcacggtgaatcgttacatccctactttcCATTACACTCCTGTAAGTGTCTGACCACTCCTGTGAGCGTCCAGTCTAAAGACGAGGAGGGGCGGGGAAAATCCTCGCCAATGTTTAGTAtttggactgcgataccaagatCAACCGCTAGGTGTTGATGTTACATACGGCTCGTTTAAAGCTTTGACAATATACCTATTAATGACCATGAAATTATTTAATGAAGAAAATAGTTCACTTTAGAAATGTTTGTAAATAACTAATGTTATTTACTGTAGAATGACCTTAACAGAGACTTGAGCACTAAAACTAGATATGAGGGTCAGGAAACCAAACCGAACAAGATggagaaatgtcatttgaatgttcCTAGTTGTGAAGTCTTCTCtgacgtgtgttgtgttgttgtgtttcagAGCTCTGTTAGAACAGGTGGAGCACTGGCAGAGTTTTCTGGCTTTGGTGAACATGATCATGTTCTGTACGGGTATCCCCGGTCACTACCCCGTCAACGAGACCACCAGCTCGCTCACGTTAACCTTCTGGTACACGCTACAGGTGAGCATGGGCTCTGAAATCATCGGAGAAGGCTCCGGGTTCAGTGCAGGTGTGttgagaggtgtgtgtgtttcaggatgACATCATGTCGTTCGAGGCGGAGAGGCAGCAGGTGTACCTGCAGGTGTACAGGCCGGTGTATTTTCAGCTGGTGGATGTTCTGCTTCATAAAGCACAGTTTCCTTCTGATGAAGAATACGCTTCCTGGTCATCAGATGAGAAGGAACAGTTCAGGATCTACAGGTGACGCTTCTGATCTCTGCCTGTCATAGAGCATGAGTCTGTGTGGTGGTTAACATCCCAGGGTTAGATCGAGACggctgacctttgacctgatCTCTGTTCTGTTAGGGTGGATATATCAGACACGTTGATGTACGTCTATGAGATGCTGGGAGCCGAATTACTCAGTAATCTGTACGACAAACTGGGACGACTGCTGACCAACACAGAACAAACATCATCATGGCAGGTGTGGAGATCATGAAACACAGACAGACTCCAAACACACGCTCGTCCTCATGAGGTTTGAAACAAGACTTGTGGTGTATTTTCCTCCAGCACACAGAAGCGCTGCTGTACGGATTCCAGTCCATCGCTGAAACCATAGACGTGAACTACTCTGATGTCATTCCAGGACTCATCGGCCTCATCCCCCGAATCAACATCAATAATGTTCAGCTGGCTGATACCGTCATGTTCACCAtcggtgggtgtgtgtgtgtgtgtgtgtgtgcacgtgcgtgcgtgtacttgtacatctatatttgtgaggaccggtttgaggcgtagaccagcggtgtgaggacaaggagagtaaagtgaggacattttgtccggtcctcacttccagagacccctttaaagggctgtttgagggtgaagacttggttttagggttAAGGTTATAAtcagggttagggtcaggcatgtagttctgatggttagggtgACGGGCTAGAGATCGCATtgcgtcaatgtatgtcctcataaagatagctgcgcaaacatgtgtgtgtgtacctggtaaaccctacggtatggggacaaacacaaagatggcaatatccaaaacccttgtccttgtggggacatttttttgtccccatgaggaaacgagcttataaatcatacagaatgaacttttgtgaaaatgtaaaagagcagacagttgtgtgtgattgttagggggagggaatatgagatacagtttgtacagtataaaaaccattgtgtctatggaatgtccccataaaacatggaaacccaacatgcgtgtgagtgtgtgtgtgtctgtacgtgtgtgtgtgagagtgtgtgtgtttatgtgagtgttaaagcggccctaacacacgcggtttctgccgatctcatattaatcttgagtacctatagtgTATCACATTGCACCTTCAACGATCACATTgtaaagacaacgcggtcatgccgatttGCCTTATTCTACGTGTGAAAGGtcagaccctatctcactgagaccctatctcactgagaccctatctcactgagaccctatctcactgagcatgcggcacgactccttgtccaggccccggtcatctcaaggttggactactgcgaTGCTCTCCTTGccggtcttcctgcaaaggctataaaccactccagctggttcagaatgcagcagcacgcctcgtcttccaacagcccaaaagggctcatgtgacggcCCTTTTCagctctctccactggctaccggatgaagcccgtatcagattcaagtcactaatgcttgcctacaggactatcactggatctgcaccgacatactttcacaccctcctacaccccatcaagatcgcTGCGTTCTGCAAACCAGCGacgtcttgtactgccttctcataagggcagtaaatctctctcccgctcattctcattcacaactccttcctggtggaacattcttcctaattcggtccggtcaaccacatctctcacaacattcaaaaaactacttaaaacccatctcttctgtgaatacttgacagacagatgaaaaaaaaaaaaaacactaaccctctctctttctctcaacaggtagtggtctagcttttggtaaaactagtaactttgtattggcacctattgcactaTCGCTCCTGTaggacatatcgcttattgctccttatactctttgtaagtggctttggataaaagcgtctgctaaatgactcaatgtaaatgtgtagtattgcatactttgtatcttcgaagagtatttagtttgatcccatttataaaagatagatacagctgtaggattatttctgaaagcatacggcgcgtgcagGGGAGGgctaggctgaactaaagcacgtgcacacccattgccaacaaaacaatgtatgctctctctcctgcacacaagtgaaagtgacgtctgggcatacatgctccttctcctgctctccttgctgccgcatgcttttccgggagaattgtccaataagggactaagaaaaatgaCTAAGGGATAAATAAGGGACTAagttttatatgttcaaaaaaaactttccgaaacctgtacgatcgctgggggggGGGGTGTCGAGCACAGAAAGACTACGTCATACGCCCAACTcggtttttgacaagttgaccatgttaagcatgagaagagacggcacgtttaacattgtaaagaagtcagaatgcatgacacaccgttgcacggcCGCTTTAAGATCTATTAACATTAAATATCACAAATCCTTCACTTGTTCATGTCATTCAGTTGAGGGATGTGATTTATTTCATAAAGATGTAATGATGAATTTATTGTTGTGTCGTGGAGTGTTTTTATAATCTGCCTGACCGTCCGTGCGGCCATTGAATGCATGTGTTGATGTTCACGATATGAATTGTGTGGTCATGAATGAAGTGTGACAcgcgtgtctctgtgtgtgtgtttcagatacGTGAACACTCTACTGAAGTTAGTTCCGCAGGTTCTGAGGCTTCAGGAACAGTTACGAGACGCCATACAGAACGGAGACATGGAGACGTCACACGGCATCTGTCGAATCGCCGTGAGTCTGGGAGAAAACCATTCCAGGTACACAGATAAAAGATATGTCTTATGTATTCCCGAAAAAAACCTTCTTAAGACAGTTCTTAAAAATGTTCTCAAGATTGATCTCAGGTGAATCCAAATTCTCGTGAAACAAAAGCTGTCGTAAATATGATCTTAAAATGAAGACAGCCTCACGGTTGTCTTAAATGTCAAAAGGTAAGATGTTCAATACATGTATTTGGTTGTTTCACATGTGACGTGTATTGTATTGAGCCAGAATCATCATTTTGACGTGTACTTGCcattaagaaatatttatattgatataataatGATAAGGTCCGGCTCCCTTACTTTAGCTTTCATCATTAAAAACGGAGTGCTTTTTTCCTTATTCTGGGACAAAGTGACACGAAACAGACAGGGTCAGTATTGTGCCATAGTAACACAAgaagtatattttttaatgcttgCTAACATTTGAGCTAAAATGCGATTGTAAATGCCGTTTAACACGTCACAGGctaatatataggctatataagaATACGATGTGCTTGTTACACACATAAAGTTTATTGTATAGATAAACGTACACAGTTACCACACAAGCAAACGAGTgtaatcatttcattttattcttacaGCAAAAATTAagatgttcttaagaaaataGTTGAGAACGTTTTAAGAAACGGTTGAGAATCGCACTTACGAACATTCTAACGAACTTCCTATCATTTATCGTGAATCCGCCCCCTGTTCTCTTGCTGTTATTCGTGCTGTGAATGGGGCTGTCACGATAcatgcgacctccggaggacgcaaccTCTGAAAGGAGCTGCTGATCGAGTTATctttacaaacaacaaaaccactgcaaacgTGTAAATGATCAGACAAACTCGCAGtgtaatgctgggttcacaccaaacgcgagcaaactttattactcgcgggaatagtttgttattttcgcgtgagtgacgcgatctgacagatattttcaaccttcgtgGAGGATGAGATTGACGCGCGTTCATGGCAATCACGCCGCCCGATTCACGTCATTCACACCGCCTGCTGCGAGTTCACGTCTATacgtgtctttgcattgactttgtatgtcatttactcgcgcaaaacgcttaatacgcgtttggtgtgaacccagtgtaagAGTTTATGCTTtccattagggatgtaacgattcactcagctcacgatgcgatgcgattcacgattctgatctcacgatgcgatttattcacgatttactcacgatttatttttatcaCTCGCTTCGGACGCTGGATTGGATACAGGCACGCTCTGCTCCGCCTCGGTCACTGTCATCGTGCTGCTTGCTTTTTCGATTGAGACATTTTTCTCTTAATCTTTCCTGTGTCACGCCATAGGACGGTTTAGTAAAAAGgctcaaaaatataaatatgcttATAAAAAATCATCTCATCTCTTTTCTTTCCTTcggaataaataaaacatacaaaaggACATTCATGTTTAGGTTATATCAGATATCCAAAGGtggttaaagagtacataactagggatttttaaggtcctactttggttggCTGCGGGTCCGAGACATTAAGCAGGACAAAAGAAGTGGCCAGACAGCTTTGCAGCCTGTGATGGGGGTCATCTTTTCTCTGCCCTTAAAAccctgcacacaaacacacaacttaTTTGACCAAGatgaattttaaaatgccatggtcatgtttgttgttcttctTTAACTTTAACAAACAGGAAAACTGTATGCAATTCAGTACATGACACCACATATGAAACCCCTAGTGTATTTAAAGTTTAAGTCATTTATGTTCTCCTGGGgtgggttttttgtttaaaaagctGCGAGTCCAGCTTAGTGATGAACATTGATGTAAAATTATTCAGCAGTTAGGATTTCATAGCTTTATTGAGTCTTTAAAGAAAACTAAGATTATCTAGGCAAGAGCGCTTGCCCTGTTTGCTGTGAGCTTCGGGAGTGCAACCATAACCACAAGAAAAAGTGAAGCAAACTGAAAACTGTCTGATTACCCATAAcactaacaaaaataaagttaaacgCTTTTCCAATTGTGTAAGTCTTGATAAAAACACAGTATTTAGGCTTACAAACTTTGCCCTATTATATCACAGTGGTGTGCGTGTCTTTCATTCACAGGCAAGTGCCCCGACCCCCCCACCGTCCGACCCCCACGGGCTGCTGCGGGACTTGGGAGAACACAGAGATTATGTTTGGGTTCTTGTCGGACAGGGGCATGAGCTGCATTTCCCATTAAATCCAAAAACGAAAGTTTCACtcgcgttttactgtttgaagtgttttacTCGTTCAAATCCATTCATTCACGGGCGCCGCGATGTTTGTTTACgctgcaaagcattctgggaatttGAGTGTCGGGAATGAGAGGCGAGCGCAGCGCAGATAATAATTGTTTGTATATATATTCCAatgcacatttgcgatatatcaATGTATTTTGTAGTTCATGTTCAACAAAAAGCGACGGGCACGGAGGTACTCCAATTCCCAGAATGCTGCCGCGTAAACAAACATGGCGTCGCCCGTGCATGAATGACAAACAACTTACAACAGAATCTTTTGTTTTACtgaatcacaaaaataaaagaacacaacATGAACTATGAATCTTTCTTTAACAGACTaggttattttatttgtttgttgttattgGGGATGGCTAaacatcaagtcgaacaagcctaaacCTTTTGTGGTTAATTCAAATATACACATCAGATAACACGAGCGTGAAGAATTCTAAAGATGACGTCACACAGACTCTGAGCGTTTATAGACGCTGACGCTTGTTGTTTTGCTCATTCTGCTTTTCATACGCTTACGGTTAACTTGCTGCTGCGTTTACTTGAGTGAAGATGGGTCAGAATTTTGTCAAGTGCGTTAAAGCCGACGAATCTAGCGATAATAGCAGTGTGTACCAACTACCTGCTCGATCAATCGACAACGCGAACGAGAAAGACGGaggaaagaagaagaaaaagaaaaataggTTTCTGAGATGGATAAAAGGCCGCAGAGGTCAGGCTGAGAGAGAGGAGCCGGATACAGAAACACCTCCTGTGACCGCTGACAGAAGCGGCGATGACGGTAAGTCATTATATCACCACATTATACGAATATATAGACAATATGTTCAAATGTTTAGAGTCAGCAGACATATCTTCTCCATATTTCACAATAACAGTAAACGCATCTAGCCTATTTAATAACACGAGTGtaaatgtgttattaaataCGAAATATTTGCTCATCTTCAGTCACACTTTGAACAGAATTTGCAGAAACGCTTTGCTATTTTAACCCTGAGGTGATTTTTGAACGATACTAGAGGAATTTCGCTCTATGTTTCATTATTTGCTCCCAGTCACCCATGTCCATTCAGTTTTGTAactaatatatgtatatacagttaTATTTTTGTCAATATGACTCATTTCAGACATTAAGCACACAAGGTCAAGACTCTGaacctctgaacacatacaaATTACAATTAAGAAAGATGACAAACcaatacaacaaaataacaaatcaaTAGAACTTGAACATatgatactgtatgtgtgtgaaatacATCAATCTTTCATGACATTTATaagatattacatttattttaactattattaaatattaaatgtattttaacttattttagaAACACACGTGTCAGGCatgcatcatttattttttagtctGGATGTTGTTATTTATCGCTCAGGTTAAGGTTATGTTGTTGTAACTTTGTAACACtttagctttggataaaagcgtctgcaaaatgactaaatgtaaatgtaacttatTGGTTGAAATGAAGATGTTAAATGTGTGATGATAATTTGCACTGTAAAATGCTGCTGTTGGTTTTCAATATTCTTCTATGGATAGGATTGTTAAATATTACATTGATATGAGTTGATTGAATTGATCTTATGTTTGATCTCATTTCTCTACTGATGTGATTTCAGGACATCATCTCACTGTAAAGTTTCAGCCAAAGTCAATCGAAGGTGAGGTTACCTCCAAAATCCCAACATATACACACTCTTCATCATATGTTTAATATTGTTCATTAGGTTTGGAAGAAGTATTTCTAATTcttgacatttcatttatctCTGAACAGTAATCAACTTCCGGCTGTATAAGATTGGGGACAAGCTGTGCGAAGGAGCATTTGCTTCAATCTATAAAGGCACATGTTTGTGCAACGACCGGAAGGTTtgactttttctgtttttctttgttttgtgctcatgtttttaatatctgtttgtgtattttatgtTCACTATTTAGTGAACTTGATCtattgacagacagacagac comes from the Triplophysa rosa unplaced genomic scaffold, Trosa_1v2 scaffold65_ERROPOS2149155, whole genome shotgun sequence genome and includes:
- the LOC130551119 gene encoding importin-13-like; this encodes MIMFCTGIPGHYPVNETTSSLTLTFWYTLQDDIMSFEAERQQVYLQVYRPVYFQLVDVLLHKAQFPSDEEYASWSSDEKEQFRIYRVDISDTLMYVYEMLGAELLSNLYDKLGRLLTNTEQTSSWQHTEALLYGFQSIAETIDVNYSDVIPGLIGLIPRININNVQLADTVMFTIGGCVCVCVCARACVYLYIYICEDRFEA